CAGCAGCGGCTTGTACGCCCACGGCGTGCGGCGTTCGTGCGCGCGAGCGGTCATGCACGCGTGCAGCACGGCGTCGTCCAGGTACGGGGAGTTCAGGCGGATGCCTTCGGCGGCGTAGAGCGGGCTGGCCGCGCGCACCAGGCTCGCGCACAGCTGGACTCCCAGGACGGTGTGGTGGGCGGTCCAGTTGTGCCCGCGCTGCTGCGTGCGCTCTGCTTCTTCCAGCAGCAGCTCCCGGGCGAGCCCGACCGCCTCCGGCGTGGCCCACGGCGGCAGTTGCACGAGGTTCGAGGCGCCCTCGTCGTCCAGCGGCGAGGCGATGATGCTGCGGGCGCGCCGGGCCAGCCACTCGGGGTAGGCCTCGCGCCGCTCGCGCGCGTACATGGCGATGTCGCGCCACCGCCAGTGCTCCAGCGCGCGGTAGGCCCGCAGGTACCGCAACCCGGCCAGAGGACTGCGGCGCAGCAGCTCGAAGACGCCGGTGGCGCCACCCATCAGGGTTTCGTCGCCGCCGTCGCCGGTGAGGTGCATCTGCGATCCTGCCGCGGCGAGGCGGGCCGCCATCGCGCGGTACATCGGGCGGTCCTCCACCCCGGGAAACGGCTCCTCGGTCGGCGGCAGCGGTTCGAGCACGTCGCTGTAGTGCGCCGGGATGTCGGTGAAGGGGATGGTGATCCGCCGCAGGCCGGGGAGGTGCTCGGCGGCCAGGTCCGCCCACTGCGGGTCGTCGTCACCGACGTCGGCGGCGAGCTTGGTCAGCGCGGTCAGCGGCCGCCCGTCCCGGGCGGCGAGGAAGCACAGCGTCGTCGAGTCCAGGCCGCCGGACAGGTCCGCGGTCACGGTCGGCCCGGAGGTCACCCGGGTCCGGACCGAATCGACGAGCGCCGTGCGGAGCGCCTCGGCGGCCTTGTGCAGTGGCTGGTCGTCCGGCGGCGGCTGCCACCGGCGCCGGGATCGAGCGCGCCCGTCCGGGGTGAGGAGCAGGCAGGAATCCTCGTCGACGGCGTGCACGTCCTGCCACAGCGGCGCGTTCATGGTGTGCAGCGGAATCTCGGAGAGCAGGAAGCGCAGCACCAGCCGCCGCCTGTCGAGCTCGGCGTTCGACAGCGCGGCCAGCACGTCCGCGCGGGTCGCCGCGACGGTGACTCCGCCTATTTCGGCGTGCACGACGCGGCGCAGCCCGGACAGGCTGCCCTGGATCCGGACCACGCCGTCGACCGAAGCGATCAGGTGGAAGCAACCGGCGAACGACAGTTCGTCCAGCGCGACGGCATCCGTTGTCCGCTCCGCTATTCGCGACAGCCGCTGCGGAGTGACCGAAGCCGGTCCGAGAATGGCGATCGACGTCCGGCCCGCCGATTCGGTCCGGAGATCGGTCGATTCCCATTCCCCGACGAGCCACGGCCTGCCCGAAGGATGATTCACCCGCTGTGTTATCGGGTCGAGAGCGGCGACCGCCGCGGCGGCGGCTGGATGGTCGGGAAGTGCGACCAGCCATTCACGTGAATGACTCGATTTCATCGGTGAAGCTGTCTCCCCGGTTCGGATGGATGGCACCGCAGTGGCGCGGGCGTTCTTGCGAGTCGACTCGCGCCACTGCGGTGTTCACCTGCGGTCAGAGCAGGACGTGGCGCGGACGCCGGCGATGGGCCTTGTCCTTCCTGGACGGCCGGCTGTGCATCGTCAGCCGCTCGAACGCCCCGAGCTTCTGCAGCTTCGGCTTGGAGTACATGTGCGCACCTCCTTCCCGGGTACGAGAGTCGAATGGAGCGTTGTTTGTGCGCAGCGCTGCACGACGTCGTGCAGCCATCACATTAATTGGCCTCGACCAAAATGGACAACATTCCCGGGAAGAATGTCCACCGATGGAGCAGCGCATTCATGGGGATCGTTTCATGAATGTTTATTCGAATTTCGCCGCGCGGGTGGGCGGTCTGTTCGGATCGGTCGACCGCTTTGTGGAATATGCCGGGAGAAAGTGGTTGGCGCGATGAAACAATTGCGCCTCCGTTGAAGATGGAATTGTTTCCGCGTGCGGTGCGGGCGTGGCCGCACCGCCCGCGGCGGCCGCTCAGAGGTGCGGCAGGAGTGCTTCGATGCGGTGCCGGGGCAGGTCGATCAGGCGCAGGTCCAGGTCGTCCAGCACCGGGGCGAGCGCGGCGATGCGCTCCTTGGCCGCGCGCTTGGTGAGCTCCGGGTCGACGTGCGCGATCAGGCCTTCGCGCCAGACGTTGCCGAGCTTGCCGTGCGCCCGCTGCAGCAGGTACCCGGCCGCCGAGTCCGGTTCCACCAGCTCGGCCACCACGACGGCGTGCTTGGCGTCCGGCGTGCTGCGGTGGAAGCGCAGCCGGTACTTCGCCGCGACCAGTTCGGACAGCGCGCGCTGGGCGCGTTCGCTGGTGATGTCCGGGTGGTTGTTGCCGACCACGAACCCGACCCGGTCGGCGTTGGCGGCCAGCAGCATGCGCAGCAGCCACGGCCCCGGGTCCGCGCGCAGGTCGTACACCGACGGCTGCCGCCGGGCCGGCCGCGTCCAGCCGGGATCGTGCAGCGTGGTGACCGGGCTGCCCAGGCGTTCGCCGATCGCGGCGAGGAATTCCGGCGGTGCAGCGGCTTCCCGCGCCTCCACGGACTGCGGGCCGTGCGTGTAGATGCCGGGCGCCTGGCGCAGCGCGAGCTTGCGGGTGTGCGCGGTCGGCTGGCACACGTACAGGTCGCTGGCGCTGCCGATGGCCTGCGCACCGAAGTAGCGGTGGAACTGCGGCAGGATCGCCTCGAACACCATGCCCAGCCGCAGCAGCTCCTGCTGCACCTTGTGCCCCAGCGCGGGCGTCCGCGGGCTGTAGCCGTAGGCGACGAGCAGCCTGCTCTGCGGCCCGGCCAGGCATTCGGCGGCGCGGGTGGCGAACAGGCCGATGCCCTCCGGGGTGTAGGGCGGGTCGGTGAACACCAGGTCGGCCCAGCCCTCCAGCACCGGCGGCAACCCGAAGCGCAGGTCGGCGTGCAACGTGCGGACGCCGAAACCGCGCTCGGCCGACACCGCGTCGATGTGCTGCAGGATCCGCTCGTCGACGTCCACGACGGTCACCGACACCGACGGCGCCACCAGGCCCAGCGCCAGCGAGGTCAGGTCGTGGTCGCCGAGGCAGAGCACGTTGGCCCCGCTCAGGTCGTAGTTGTCGCGCAGCCATTCCGCGCGGCGCAGCGCGGTTTCCGGGGTGGCGGTGACGTGGTCGAGCGCGGCTGCGGGCTTCGGCCCGCTCTCGATGAACTCGCGCATCAGCGCCAGCTGCCCGGCCGCCGCGGGTGCCGCGCCCAGCTCGTCCAGCGCGAAGCGCTCCCGGTAGCGGTCGCGGGCCTGCGGGGCGAGCCGGTGGGCGCTGCCGGTGGTCTCCAGGTCGGGGCCGATCGCGGCGAGCACGTCCTCGACGGTCCGCCGCGTCACCGCGGTGCGGCGGATCAGCTCGTCGAGCTCGACGGGATCGCCCGTGAGCTGCGCGAGGACCTCGCGCAGGCGGCGCGCGAGCACACCGGCGTCGGTGAGCAGTGCCTGCACGGCGTCGGTAGGACCTGGAGTGGCATGCGGAGCAGTCATGGGGTGAATCAGCTTACGTGGCCCGCTCCGGGCCTGCGCTCCCACCAGGCGGAACAAGATCACGCGTAGGTATCGGCGATCGCAGGATGCGTCCGATCGAGCTAGGGTCGGCCGGGTTTGAGGGGGACCGCGACTAGGGGGTGTTGCCAGTGGTCGTTTTGCTGGGCGGTGCGGGTGGCGGAACCTCAGCGCCCGCCTGGACTGCGGGATCCCCTCCTTATGTATGTCCAATACGCGGCGTCGGGGCTGTCCTCGCCAGACGAACGCTGAGAACCCGCGGCGGTGCGAGTGGCGAGCCTGCTCACCGAGAAGAGCAAGCGGCTCACGCTGCTTACGGAACGGACCGAAACGTGAGGGGGCTCGCTTGATCGAGTTCCAGGCCGTGCGCAAGGAGTACCAGAACGGCACCGTCGCCGTCCACGAGCTCAGCCTGTCGGTGCGGGCAGGCACCATCACCGTGCTGGTGGGTCCTTCCGGTTGCGGGAAGACCACGTTGATGCGGATGGTGAACCGGATGATCGAGCCGTCGTCGGGCAAGGTGCTCGTCGGTGGCACCGACGTGCGCGAGCGCGACCCGGCGGAGCTGCGCCGCGGCATCGGCTACGTGATCCAGCAGGCGGGGCTGTTCCCGCACCGCACCGTGCTGGACAACATCGCGACCGTGCCGCTGCTGCACGGCCGCAGCAAGCAGGAGGCCCGGCAGCGCGCCGGTGAGCTGCTGGAACTGGTCGGGTTGCAGCCGGAGCTGGCCAAGCGCTACCCGGCGCAGCTCTCCGGTGGTCAGCAGCAGCGCGTCGGGGTGGCCAGGGCGCTTGCCGCCGACCCGCCGGTGCTGCTGATGGACGAGCCGTTCAGTGCCGTCGACCCGGTGGTGCGCGAGGGTCTGCAGGACGAGCTGCTGCGGTTGCAGGACGAGCTGGACAAGACGGTCCTGTTCGTCACCCACGACATCGACGAGGCCATCAAGCTCGGGGAGAAGGTCGCGGTGCTGCGGCAGGGCGGCCACCTCGCCCAGTACGCCGAGCCCGACGACCTGCTGGCCGAACCGGCCGACGACTTCGTGACCGCCTTCGTCGGCCGCGACCGCGGCTACCGCCGACTGTCCTTCGTGGACTCCGACAGCCTGAGCCCGCAGCCGGTGGACACCGTCGAGCTCGGCAGCCGGGTGGACCGGCAGCAGCAGTGGCGGCTGGCGCTCGACGACGCGGGCCGACCGCGCGGCTGGCTGCCGCCGGAGACCGAAGTGGACGGTCCGCTGAGCGAAGAGCGGCTCGTGGCAGGAGGTTCCCTGTACTCGCGGGGCGCTCCGCTGCGCGGTGCGCTGGACGCCGCGCTGTCGGCGCCGACCGGACTGGGCGTGGTGGTCGACGGCGACGGCGGGTACGTCGGCGTGGTCACCGCCGAGCACGTGCTCGGCGTGATCGAACGGCACCGCCGCCCCGAGGGGCTGCCGTGATCGATTACTTCGGCAGCCCGAGCAACCGCGAGCTGGTGCTCGAACAGCTCACCGAGCACATCTACTTGGCCCTGCTGCCGCTGCTGCTCGGCGTGCTGCTGGCGCTGCCGCTGGGACGGCTGGCGCAGCGGGTGCGCTGGCTGCGCGGCGCGTTGCAGGGCACCGCGAACGTCGTCTACACGATCCCGTCGCTGGCGCTGTTCGTGATCATCCCCGGGCTGCTGGGCACGCCGCTGCTGTCGTCGGTCAACGTGGTCATCGCGCTGACGCTCTACACCGCGGCGCTGCTGGTCGGCCCGGTCAAGGACGCGCTCGACTCGGTGCCGGTGCACGTCGTCGCCGCCGCCACCGCGCTGGGCTACCGGCCCGCCCGGCGGTTCCTCACCGTGGAGCTGCCGCTGTCGGTGCCGGTGCTGGCCGCCGCCGTGCGGGTGGCCTCGGTCAGCAACATCAGCATGGTCAGCGTCGGCGCGCTGGTCGGCATCGGTGGGCTGGGCAGGCTGTTCACCGACGGATTCCAGCGCGACTACCCGGAGCAGATCGTCATCGGCATCGTGCTGACGCTGCTGCTGGCGCTGGTGGTGGACCTGCTGCTGGTGCTGCTGTGGCGGCTGGCCACGCCGTGGGCGCGAGCGGGGGTGAGCGCGGCGTGATCGGCGAGCTGATCGCCTGGCTGGCCGACCCGGCGCACTGGACCGGGCCGGGCGGGATCCTGGCGCAAACGCTGCTGCACCTCTACTACTGCGTGGTGTCGGTGGCGGCGGCCTCGCTGGTGGCCGTCCCGCTGGGCGTCTACATCGGACACACCGGGCGGGGTGCGGTGCTGGTGGTCGGCGTCGGCAACGCGATGCGCGCGCTGCCCACCCTGGGCCTGGTGACGCTGCTGGTGCTGGGCTTCGGGCTCGGTGAGCTGCCCGCGCTGGCCGGACTGGTGATCCTGGCGATCCCGTCCATCCTGTCCGGCACCTACGCCGGGATCCGCAGCGCTCCGGCCGACGCGGTGGACGCCGCTCGCGGCATGGGCATGACCGCCGCGCAGCGGCTGTGGCAGGTGGAGCTGCCGACCGCGCTGCCGCTGGTGCTCGGCGGGGTGCGCAGCGCGATGCTGCAGGTGGTGGCCACCGCGGCCGTCGCCGCCTACGTCGGGCTCGGCGGGCTGGGGCGGATCCTGCTGGACGGCTTGAAGATCAGTGACTACGCACAGATGGCTTCGGCCGCGATCGTGATCGCGGTCCTTGCGGTGCTGCTCGACCTGGTGCTGGCCGGTGCGACCCGGCTGCTGGTGCCGCGCGG
This portion of the Saccharopolyspora antimicrobica genome encodes:
- a CDS encoding asparagine synthase-related protein, whose protein sequence is MNHPSGRPWLVGEWESTDLRTESAGRTSIAILGPASVTPQRLSRIAERTTDAVALDELSFAGCFHLIASVDGVVRIQGSLSGLRRVVHAEIGGVTVAATRADVLAALSNAELDRRRLVLRFLLSEIPLHTMNAPLWQDVHAVDEDSCLLLTPDGRARSRRRWQPPPDDQPLHKAAEALRTALVDSVRTRVTSGPTVTADLSGGLDSTTLCFLAARDGRPLTALTKLAADVGDDDPQWADLAAEHLPGLRRITIPFTDIPAHYSDVLEPLPPTEEPFPGVEDRPMYRAMAARLAAAGSQMHLTGDGGDETLMGGATGVFELLRRSPLAGLRYLRAYRALEHWRWRDIAMYARERREAYPEWLARRARSIIASPLDDEGASNLVQLPPWATPEAVGLARELLLEEAERTQQRGHNWTAHHTVLGVQLCASLVRAASPLYAAEGIRLNSPYLDDAVLHACMTARAHERRTPWAYKPLLVAAMRGIVPDRCLARSTKAEGSNVEHAGLRTNAEKLVALCEDSRLGRLGLIDPRVLREICSGFQMRMFTPYAISTTASTERWLRDQEQLVTTEAKP
- a CDS encoding lasso RiPP family leader peptide-containing protein yields the protein MYSKPKLQKLGAFERLTMHSRPSRKDKAHRRRPRHVLL
- a CDS encoding bis-aminopropyl spermidine synthase family protein, which encodes MTAPHATPGPTDAVQALLTDAGVLARRLREVLAQLTGDPVELDELIRRTAVTRRTVEDVLAAIGPDLETTGSAHRLAPQARDRYRERFALDELGAAPAAAGQLALMREFIESGPKPAAALDHVTATPETALRRAEWLRDNYDLSGANVLCLGDHDLTSLALGLVAPSVSVTVVDVDERILQHIDAVSAERGFGVRTLHADLRFGLPPVLEGWADLVFTDPPYTPEGIGLFATRAAECLAGPQSRLLVAYGYSPRTPALGHKVQQELLRLGMVFEAILPQFHRYFGAQAIGSASDLYVCQPTAHTRKLALRQAPGIYTHGPQSVEAREAAAPPEFLAAIGERLGSPVTTLHDPGWTRPARRQPSVYDLRADPGPWLLRMLLAANADRVGFVVGNNHPDITSERAQRALSELVAAKYRLRFHRSTPDAKHAVVVAELVEPDSAAGYLLQRAHGKLGNVWREGLIAHVDPELTKRAAKERIAALAPVLDDLDLRLIDLPRHRIEALLPHL
- a CDS encoding ABC transporter ATP-binding protein gives rise to the protein MIEFQAVRKEYQNGTVAVHELSLSVRAGTITVLVGPSGCGKTTLMRMVNRMIEPSSGKVLVGGTDVRERDPAELRRGIGYVIQQAGLFPHRTVLDNIATVPLLHGRSKQEARQRAGELLELVGLQPELAKRYPAQLSGGQQQRVGVARALAADPPVLLMDEPFSAVDPVVREGLQDELLRLQDELDKTVLFVTHDIDEAIKLGEKVAVLRQGGHLAQYAEPDDLLAEPADDFVTAFVGRDRGYRRLSFVDSDSLSPQPVDTVELGSRVDRQQQWRLALDDAGRPRGWLPPETEVDGPLSEERLVAGGSLYSRGAPLRGALDAALSAPTGLGVVVDGDGGYVGVVTAEHVLGVIERHRRPEGLP
- a CDS encoding ABC transporter permease, with the translated sequence MIDYFGSPSNRELVLEQLTEHIYLALLPLLLGVLLALPLGRLAQRVRWLRGALQGTANVVYTIPSLALFVIIPGLLGTPLLSSVNVVIALTLYTAALLVGPVKDALDSVPVHVVAAATALGYRPARRFLTVELPLSVPVLAAAVRVASVSNISMVSVGALVGIGGLGRLFTDGFQRDYPEQIVIGIVLTLLLALVVDLLLVLLWRLATPWARAGVSAA
- a CDS encoding ABC transporter permease is translated as MIGELIAWLADPAHWTGPGGILAQTLLHLYYCVVSVAAASLVAVPLGVYIGHTGRGAVLVVGVGNAMRALPTLGLVTLLVLGFGLGELPALAGLVILAIPSILSGTYAGIRSAPADAVDAARGMGMTAAQRLWQVELPTALPLVLGGVRSAMLQVVATAAVAAYVGLGGLGRILLDGLKISDYAQMASAAIVIAVLAVLLDLVLAGATRLLVPRGLQLAARRGGKD